A stretch of DNA from Curtobacterium sp. MCBD17_035:
CCGCTCGACGACGCCCTGCTCGACCCGTCGACGGTGGAGGGCGCGCACACCATCGTCGAGGCGCAGAAGCTCGCCCTCGCCGACCGCGAGGCGTACTACGGCGACCACGACGTGCCGCTCGAGCGGCTCCTGTCCGCGGCCTACGCAGCCGAGCGACGCGCGCTCATCGGTGACCGGGCCTCCGCCGAGATCCGCCCGGGCGACGCCGGCGTGCCGGCCGGCGTCATGCCCCCGCTCCGCACCGAGTACCTGCCGCCGGCGCTCGACGAGCGCCCCGAGGGCGTCGGGGAACCCACCGTCGACTCGTTCGCCGGCGCGGAACCGCACGTCGGCCCCGACGGCCAGACGCGCGGCGACACGTGCCACATCGACGTCGTCGACCGCTGGGGCAACATCGTGTCGGCCACCCCGTCCGGCGGATGGCTCCAGTCCTCGCCGACGATCCCCGAGCTCGGCTTCTGCCTCGGCACGCGGTTGCAGATGACCTGGCTCGAGGAGGGCACCGCCTCGACGCTCCGCCCCGGGCTGCGTCCGCGCACGACGCTCACCCCGACGCTCGTGCTCCGCGACGGCGAGCCCGTCGTCGCGCTCGGCTCCCCCGGCGGTGACCAGCAGGACCAGTGGCAGCTGCTCTACCTGCTCCGGACGATCGTCGGCGGCTGGTCGCCGCAGCAGGCGATCGACGCCCCGGCGCTGCACACGACCTCGTTCCCGGGGTCGTTCTGGCCGCGCACGTGGGAGCCCGCGGGGATCGTCGTCGAGGACCGGATCGGGGACGACGTCATCGCCGGCCTGGAGGCCCGGGGACACGTCGTCACGCGCGCCGGCGGTTGGACCCTCGGTCGCCTCTCGAGCGTCGGCCGCGACCCGCGGACCGGTGTCCTGTCGGCCGCCGCGAACCCGCGGGGCGAGCAGGCGTACGCCGCGGGGCGCTGAAGGTCTGCTCGTCGCCGGCCGCGTTCCCGCTGACCGCTGATCCCTCCACCGGGGCCGGGAAGCTGTCGACATCCACAGGGAGGCCTCGCGGGGAACCGGCTCGGTGCGTGCGGCGCATGCTGGAGCCATGAAACAACGGACCATCGGAGACACCGACGTCAGCGCCATCGGTCTGGGCGGCATGCCCATGTCCATCGAGGGGCGACCGGACGAACGCCGCGCGATCGCGACCATCCACGCCGCGCTCGAGGCCGGGGTGACCCTCATCGACACGGCGGACGCCTACCACCTGGGCGGCCACGACGAGGTCGGGCACAACGAATCGCTCATCGCCAAGGCCATCGCGGAGTACGGCGGGGACACGTCGCACGTCGTCATCGCCACGAAGGGCGGACACCTGCGCCCCGGGCCGGACGAGCGGTGGACCCAGAACGGCGACCCGGCCTACCTCAAGGAGGCCGCCAAGGCATCGGCGAAGCGCCTCGGCGTCGAGGCCATCGACCTCTACCAGTTCCACCGGCCCGACCCGGCCGTGCCCTACGCCGACTCGATCGGTGCCCTGGTCGACCTGCTCGACGAGGGCGTCATCCGCATGGCGGGCATCTCGAACGCCGACGTCGACCAGATCCGACAGGCGAACGAGATCCTCGACGGGCGGCTCGTGTCCGTGCAGAACCAGTACTCGCCGGCGTTCCGCACGAGCGAGGTCGAACTCGTCCTGTGCGACGAGCTCGGCATCACGTTCCTGCCGTGGGCTCCGCTCGGCGGCATCACGTCGGCCGGTGACCTCGGGGCCATCCACGAGGCCTTTTCGATCGTCGCGCGCGAGCACGAGGTCTCCCCGCAGGTGATCGCGCTGGCGTGGGAGCTGCAGAAGAGCGACGTCGTCATCCCGATCCCGGGTGCGTCACGACCGCAGTCGATCCTCGATTCCGTGCGGGCGGCCGACGTCAAGCTGCGGCCCGAGCAGATCGAGCGCCTCGACGCCGCGCAGGCACCCGCGGCGTGATCGTGCTCCGCGGTCGGCGCGCGGGAACCCGGCGGACGACATGAGCGCCTTCCTGCGTGACCGGCCGCAGGAGTGGACGTGGGCGCGACGGAACGGGCTGCTGCTCGTCAACCTGATCGCGTTCCTCGTCTTCTTCGCGGGCATGGTGTTCAGTGGCTGGCACGTCGCGAACGCCGATGCACTCGAGCACGGCCAGGCGGCGGAGTCCCTCGGCGCGTTCCTGCGGAGCGGGGACTTCGTCGAGGCGACGTTCGAGAACTGGGAGAGCGAGTTCCTCCAGATGGGGTCGTACGTCGTGCTGACGTCGTTCCTGTTCCAGCGGGGGTCGAGCGAGTCGAAGCCCCTGGACGAGACGGCCGAGCAGGACGACGACCCGCGGGAGCACCGGGACGACGCCCGTGTCCCCTGGCCGGTCCGGCGCGGGGGCCTGGTACTCGTGTTCTACGAGAACTCGCTGCTCATCCTCTTCGCGCTGCTGTTCGTCGGCAGCGTCGTGGGGCACGTCCTCGGCGGCGCTGCGGCCTACAACGAGGACCAACGCGAGCACGGCGGTGCCGTCGTCTCCGGGTGGGGCTACCTCGCCACGAGCCAGTTCTGGTTCGAGTCGATGCAGAACTGGCAATCGGAGTTCATGGTGATCTCGGTCATGATCGTGGCCACCGTGTGGCTCCGGCAGCGCGGCTCGACCCAGTCGAAACGGGTGGCCGCGCCCCGGGACGACACCGGCACGGAGGGCTGAGGAGCCCGGCGTAGCGTCGACCGCATGCACGCCATCACGTTCGACGCTCCCGGCGACGAGGCCGTCCTCGTCTGGTCCGACGTCCCCGACGCCGTCGCCGGTCCGGGTGAGGTCCTGATCGCCGTCGCCGCCGCCGGCATCAACAACGCGGATCTGCTCCAGCGACGGGGGCACTACCCGGTGCCGCAGGGTGCCTCGCCGATCCTGGGGCTCGAGTGCTCCGGCACGATCGCCGCGGTCGGCGAGGGCGTCAGCGACTGGCACGTGGGCGACCGGGTCTGCGCGCTGCTGAGCGGCGGTGGGTACGCCGAGCTCGTGGCCGTCCCCGCCGCGCAAGTGCTCCCGGTCCCCGACGACCTCGACCTCGTCGCGGCCGCGGGTCTGCCCGAAGCCGCGTGCACGGTGTACTCGAACGTCGGGATGGTCGCGGGACTGCGCCCGGGGCAATCGCTCCTCGTGCACGGCGGCGGCAGCGGCATGGGGTCACACGCCATCCAGTGGGCGCACGCCCTCGGCGCCCGCGTGTTCGCGACCGCGGGCAGCACGCCGAAGCTCGAGGCAGCCCGGCGGTTCGGCGCCGACGTCGTCATCAACCACCGCGACGAGGACTTCGTCACCGTCGTGCAGGAGCAGACCGACGGCGCCGGGGTCGACGTCGTGCTCGACATCGTCGGGCCGACCTACCTGCAGCGGAACCTCGAAGCGCTCGCGGTGAACGGCCATCTCGTCGTCATCGGCAGCACGGGCTCGGCCCCGGACGCCCCACTCGACCTCGGGCTCCTCATGCGGAAGCGCGCCAGCGTCACCGCGACGACGCTCCGTGCTCGTCCGGCCGAGGAGAAGGCCGAGATCGTCGCCGCGGTCCGTCGCGAGGTCTGGCCGTTCGTCGAGCGTGGTCGGGTCGCGCCCGTCGTCGACACCGTGCTGCCCATGGCGCAGGCCGCCGACGCGCACCGCCTGGTCGCGGAGGGCGCCACGATCGGCAAGGTCCTGCTGGCCCCCTGACCCGTCCGGCCACCCCCGCCATCCGGTGAGATCGCAGTCGTTGCCGCTCTGAGTCTGGTCAGAACGGCAACGACTGCGATCTCGCGGAGGAGGGCCGGGCCGGCCGGGCCGGCCGGGCCGGGTCAGTCCGTCTGGCTGCGCGCGGCGTCCACGATGGCGGCGCACTTGTCGCCGAAGCTCGCCTGCATGAGCGCCGCGGCGTCGTCGTCCGTGTCGTACAGGCCGGGCATCTCGATCCCGAGCAGGACGCTGAACAGCATGCCGCTGCCGAGGAACTCGTGCACGCGCTCGGGCGTGAACCCCGCGTCGTGCACGAGGAACCGGTAGATCTCGAGGAACCCGGCTCGTGCCGCGGCGCCGATCGCGGGATCGGCTCCCGACACGAACGCCTGGAGCAGCAGCGTGTGGAACCCGCGCGTGGCAGCGAGGTCGAGGTACGCGTTGCCCACCGCCCGTGCCGTGCCCTGCTCGTCCTCGCCGCGGGCGACCGCGCCGTCGAGGGCGGTCCGGAACGCCGCCATGAGGGTGTCGAGCGTGTCGGCGAGGACCTCGAGGAACAGCTTCTCCTTCGTACCGAACATCCGCACGACGTAGGGCTGGCTGATGCTCGCGGCGCTGGCGATCTGGTCGGTCGTCGTGCCGTGGTACCCGCGTCGCCCGAACACGCTGCGCGCGATGTCGAGGATGAGGACGCGACGCTCCGCCGCGGGCATCCGGGTCGCGGGGGATGCGGCGGATCCAGCGGACGCAGCAGCGGTCGGGGACGATGCGGGACTCACGCTTGACATGGTATCAATCGATTACTACGGTTTGTGATCATCCGATTACAACTGGTGTCGGGCCTCCCGGCCGCACCCGATCCGCGGAGGCAACGATGACCGCTTCAGCTCCACCCACCCGTCGCATCCCGGTCTGGCTGGCGATCCTCGCCGCCTCGCTCCCGATGTTCATGGCCACGCTCGACAACCTCGTGGTCACGAGCGCGCTCCCCGTCATCCACGAGGACCTCGGCGCCTCGGTCGAGGACCTGCAGTGGATCACGAACGCCTACACCCTGGCGTTCGCCGCCCTCATGCTGCTCGCCGTCGGCATCGGGGACCGCTTCGGCCGTCGACACGTGTTCGTGGTCGGCATCGCGATCTTCACGGTCGCCTCCGCGCTGTGCGCCGTGAGCGGGGACCCCATTTCGCTCATCGCCGCCCGAGCGCTCGAAGGCGCCGGTGCTGCCGCGATCATGCCGCTCTCGCTCACCCTGCTCGTCGGCAGTGTGCCCGACCGCGCACGCTCCGTCGCGATCGGCGTGTGGGGCGGCGTGTCCGGCCTGGGCGTCGCGCTCGGCCCGCTCATCGGCGGCGCCGTCGTCGAGGGCTGGAACTGGCAGGCGATCTTCTGGCTCAACGTGCCGGTCGGCGTCATCGCCGTCCCGCTCGCGCTCGCCGCGCTCCCGAACGCACTCGGCGCGAGACTCCGCGCCGACGTCATCGGTGTGCTCCTCGCCGGGCTCGGCGTGCTCGGCATCGTGTTCGGGGTCGTCCGTGGCAACGACGCAGGCTGGGGCAGTGGGCAGGTCGTCGGCGCCCTGGTCGCCGGCGCCGCGCTCCTCGCCGCCTTCATCGTCCGGGAGGCCCGCACGAGCGCACCGCTCCTCCCCTTGCGACTGTTCCGGGACCGGGGCTTCACGCTCGCGAACG
This window harbors:
- a CDS encoding DUF6766 family protein, coding for MSAFLRDRPQEWTWARRNGLLLVNLIAFLVFFAGMVFSGWHVANADALEHGQAAESLGAFLRSGDFVEATFENWESEFLQMGSYVVLTSFLFQRGSSESKPLDETAEQDDDPREHRDDARVPWPVRRGGLVLVFYENSLLILFALLFVGSVVGHVLGGAAAYNEDQREHGGAVVSGWGYLATSQFWFESMQNWQSEFMVISVMIVATVWLRQRGSTQSKRVAAPRDDTGTEG
- a CDS encoding TetR/AcrR family transcriptional regulator; the encoded protein is MSPASSPTAAASAGSAASPATRMPAAERRVLILDIARSVFGRRGYHGTTTDQIASAASISQPYVVRMFGTKEKLFLEVLADTLDTLMAAFRTALDGAVARGEDEQGTARAVGNAYLDLAATRGFHTLLLQAFVSGADPAIGAAARAGFLEIYRFLVHDAGFTPERVHEFLGSGMLFSVLLGIEMPGLYDTDDDAAALMQASFGDKCAAIVDAARSQTD
- a CDS encoding NAD(P)H-quinone oxidoreductase, producing MHAITFDAPGDEAVLVWSDVPDAVAGPGEVLIAVAAAGINNADLLQRRGHYPVPQGASPILGLECSGTIAAVGEGVSDWHVGDRVCALLSGGGYAELVAVPAAQVLPVPDDLDLVAAAGLPEAACTVYSNVGMVAGLRPGQSLLVHGGGSGMGSHAIQWAHALGARVFATAGSTPKLEAARRFGADVVINHRDEDFVTVVQEQTDGAGVDVVLDIVGPTYLQRNLEALAVNGHLVVIGSTGSAPDAPLDLGLLMRKRASVTATTLRARPAEEKAEIVAAVRREVWPFVERGRVAPVVDTVLPMAQAADAHRLVAEGATIGKVLLAP
- a CDS encoding MFS transporter, encoding MTASAPPTRRIPVWLAILAASLPMFMATLDNLVVTSALPVIHEDLGASVEDLQWITNAYTLAFAALMLLAVGIGDRFGRRHVFVVGIAIFTVASALCAVSGDPISLIAARALEGAGAAAIMPLSLTLLVGSVPDRARSVAIGVWGGVSGLGVALGPLIGGAVVEGWNWQAIFWLNVPVGVIAVPLALAALPNALGARLRADVIGVLLAGLGVLGIVFGVVRGNDAGWGSGQVVGALVAGAALLAAFIVREARTSAPLLPLRLFRDRGFTLANAVATAFSFGTFGAVFILIQFLQIVQGNTPLQAGVATMPWTLAPMVIAPLTGFIAPRVGTRALIVGGLVLLSAGLFEIALTMSADVGYGVLLPGFLLAGVGMGLVFAPLSTAVLASMPPEDHAKASGTNSTLREIGIALGIAVLTAVFTGAGGQLTPTGYVSAAQPAVVVGAGVVLLAAVLALFLPSGVLRRGAPTPEAEPALTTQAVLPDAAPAPAPAA
- a CDS encoding aldo/keto reductase, whose translation is MKQRTIGDTDVSAIGLGGMPMSIEGRPDERRAIATIHAALEAGVTLIDTADAYHLGGHDEVGHNESLIAKAIAEYGGDTSHVVIATKGGHLRPGPDERWTQNGDPAYLKEAAKASAKRLGVEAIDLYQFHRPDPAVPYADSIGALVDLLDEGVIRMAGISNADVDQIRQANEILDGRLVSVQNQYSPAFRTSEVELVLCDELGITFLPWAPLGGITSAGDLGAIHEAFSIVAREHEVSPQVIALAWELQKSDVVIPIPGASRPQSILDSVRAADVKLRPEQIERLDAAQAPAA
- a CDS encoding gamma-glutamyltransferase family protein, producing MTRKDLVTYTTPPTTMTRPDLQGTHGMSASTHWLATASAQSVLERGGNAFDAAVAGAFVLHVVEPHLNGPGGDMTAVFATAADPTPVVLMGQGPAPAGATVEHYRGEGLELVPGSGALAAAVPAAVDAWLLLLRDHGTWDLADVLAYAIGYARDGHPVAARVADTIGRVADLFTEHWPSSAERWMPEGRIPVAGEVVRNTAYADVLARLVAAGEGSADRSARIDAARDAWASGFVAEAVERFVRTPHRHSSGTDHAGVITAADMAGFRATYEPAVTLEFRGHTIAKTGAWGQGPALLQTLAILEPLDDALLDPSTVEGAHTIVEAQKLALADREAYYGDHDVPLERLLSAAYAAERRALIGDRASAEIRPGDAGVPAGVMPPLRTEYLPPALDERPEGVGEPTVDSFAGAEPHVGPDGQTRGDTCHIDVVDRWGNIVSATPSGGWLQSSPTIPELGFCLGTRLQMTWLEEGTASTLRPGLRPRTTLTPTLVLRDGEPVVALGSPGGDQQDQWQLLYLLRTIVGGWSPQQAIDAPALHTTSFPGSFWPRTWEPAGIVVEDRIGDDVIAGLEARGHVVTRAGGWTLGRLSSVGRDPRTGVLSAAANPRGEQAYAAGR